The sequence attcacttgaacgaaaagaaaattgaacatgttcaacttttggcaagtcaattgaattcaactgagttgttcaattcacttgccctgtcaaaacgtagcataatggTTAAAAACCTTAACACCTCACACATAAAATTGAACATGCGGGAATAAtacactgctaaaaaaatctatataatGTTTATGTGCGACCGATATAGATATTTCCAATTACATCAAACCAATATATTTTATGTGTGGGCCATATAGGAAATGCATTTGTGATCACACATAAAACTTAATAAGTACCAATCATACACTCTATCACGCTTGTTAATAATTTGGAATGAGGTTTCCTTATATAAATTATTCATCAATTTAACCTTTTaagaatgaaatgaaatgtaataaatattatcaatttcccaccttatcggccgcgacgatttgaaatcgtcgcagagcaaattgacgccaaaatcgtcgccagcagaaatggccataagatctgtcaaatcaactgtgaacaaaattttataaactcaataatcacattatttcccaaaattgagccGATTTGCATCTAGATTAAAATATTGTCCTGCTAACACAGTTTTAGAATATAGTTATTGGCGACGATTTTTAAGGTACCTAAAAAGTGGTCGGTGCGTTTTGTTACCATGGAAACAGTCAATATTAAACGAGTCgaagtttatttatttgcaaACTTTATTAGCATttatcatttctcgcttaacttttcaaaaggacctaagtaacatttttttcatgatttaatttgaatactgcaatcaatagtttccatgctgttctgttgattgcgctaatcaaattaattcatgaaaaaatgttacttaggtccttttgaaaagttaagcgagatttacaAGTTCGTAGCGCATAATGCAGATATGTAACACCATTAAAGCGGATAACTGGGGATAATAGTAGCAGAAGCGAAGCAGTATCTCCGTTTCTCAGTTCTGGCAAACCCATTTTTGGAGCTCATCTTCGGGTTTCTTCCATTCCGAATCAGCTACTCATTGTTGGATTCTGGCCATAGAATGTGTAAAGCGCAGCAGGCAGGCTCGTACTCGTCCTTCGGATTGCGTCGAGAGATCCCTGAGCTCAGTAGACTGGTTCTGTTACCATTTTTCGCTGCATGCCCTCCTCCGCCACCCGACTGCACCCGCCTCCAGCCTGCTGGAGAAGCAGTTTATTGGATTCTGATGTTTTTCCTCCGCCTAACTTTTCCCGAGCAGAAAAGTATTCTAGCGATACCACTTTCCCCTAGCAGCACTCTTTCGTCACCGATTTGAAGATTATTTTTCTTTCGCACTTGATTAAGATGACCTTAACTCGGCACCGAAAACGCATACAGAACCAAGAACCGTTCTTCTTCTCGAATTACCTAAAGGTAATTCCGTTGTTCCACCGAAAACTGCAGCACTGCGATGCGATGCGCGTTCCACGACATAAACTTTTCGTTACATCCTGGTTACGCCTTTTCTCACTGGCGAATAAAATTGTGCTCATCTTCCGGTCTCTTCCATTCCGAACCAGCTAAATATTGTGGGATCCTAGCTATAAAATGTGTAAAGCAGTGAAGATGCGGGCTGCAGCACACCCGTTATGTTCCAAACCGCAAACGTTGCATGTTTTCGATCAGATTGTTACCAGATTTTGTCCTGTAGATGGTTTGCCTCTACATTATTTTAAAGCACGCCGGACACCTCTTGTTTGCCAATTGTTCACCGCTCACCTTCCGCATCTAGGTATTAtttaaaatgaagaaaatgaaaCAGGAATTCATGTTTAAAGTAGTTTGGCAATATGATGCCTTTTACCTACCTAAGAACGAGCCTGCGAAAAATAATATCTTCGCCAGATATGTCATTGCCACACACGCATtcaccatttttatttttctgttttacTTTTTTTGCATGGTTCGCAAAAATCAGTTTATATAGtaatagcacagacaaacagacataacactcgacaaattttcatcgttcactgattttttgaactgaattcaaataatcattagttggccaatcgatcactcgtggcgcgcgcatcgttttgctcgagtttgacgtttgctcactaccgccatctggttcgtgatttgcccaactaactgaaatcaccagatgtcgttagtgtttgaacgacgatgaatttgatgaggaaatgttcaatgtgttatgtctgtttgtctgtggtaatagttttcgtacagtgtcgaaactcaaattatgattgttcagcatagctaagcaaacgatctaccattatttcagccccatacgcgttatggttctttcatctcgtgctcttgaaaaaaatattggaaaagcacgtggtttacaaaatggccgatttctggctttatcgTATAATTACCATAATctaaaagtaaataaaatttctaatgcaaaaaatcaaattttaaattgacgTCCTAGGTATATGTTTTACTTATAGACACTATATAGGATCCATAGACGAGCtaaggcgaaggcgagtgtagccaaacgaactgtcagttagtgtagcccAACGAGCATGTCGTCCAAGCAAcggagcgtgtgacgtcaaattcgcgtgatacactgtgaaaaagtaGAAAAACCTTGAGAAAAACACATTTAATCAAAATGACCCAACCGTGCCTACGCTCGTTGAAcaagttcaacttttggcaactCAATTGAAGTacattcaaattcaatcaaagttgattgcctatttccggggattaaaccacccgacttggacgttaatttacaatgttatgaaaactcttTTGGGAAAATCATAGATCGCACTTTGAGCAGTGATGTCAAATGTTTTACAATATCTATTATTATTCCAAGCTTCATCTAAATGTATAAAACTTGGAAATAACCGTCTGTTGAACCACTATTGCAATTATTATAatattgcgatttttttcaccatttagacttttatgaaataaatttcGTCGTACTCAGATTTCGCTTTCGATTTCGCTGTTGGCTACCTTGCGCATTTCACTTGAAGATCGTGACAGTTGCCGCCAGCCCCCTCATGattatatatttttcattgtTCTCAGCTCTCAAGTTGATCATGTTTACACAACAAAACCAGCTGGTGCTTCGATGTTtacattcagtcccattgtttttAATCGACCACGTGCTTATGAATCAAGGTAATCTATAAAAAGGTTGTTGAAAATGCCTTTAAAGACAAAATTGACAACTCTTTAATTTCGTCGAGCGAATCTAATCATTCGTGAAAAATACAATATGCTTCCGCAAAGAATTCAAATTATAACAAACTTGAAAGTAGTGAAAAGATTAACTTTCACTacaaatcattattatttttctagaGTTTGATCAAACAAATGTACTGGCAACCCTGCCGAGCCCACgtgttcatttgaaaacataaacaactTTTGTTGGCGCCAACCCGTTTCACCCGATTCATCAGCCCGCCAACCGGGAGAACAAAGGATTTTGACATCTCGCACTTATGACTATCTCGCACTTCTGAAGTGCGGAGTCCAACGAGGTGGGAATAAGTGCGCAATATATGCATAATTATCATGATGAAGATTCCATTCAGTGATACTTCGACAAATTTGCACGGTGaatactcgcttaacttttcaaaaggacctaactaacatttttttcatgaattaatttgagtactgcaatcaaaagctttcatattggtctgttgattgcgctactcaaataaattcttgaaaaaaatgttacttaggaccttttgaaaagttaagcgagaatactTCGGTGAGAAAAGGGAGAAAAGCAATTTGCATCGAATAACATTGGCCAGCCCCTCGTAGCGTTTGTTCAAACGTTTTCTAAGGAACATTGGAAAGCGAAACACTGATAAGAGAAACAAGACGAAATgtcaaaaatataaacaataacaaaaatgcTGCAGAAGAGCAAAACGAGCAGACCAAGTTTAcaaaaattttgtgttttgtataAAGGCAGTTTGTAAAATTCTGTTAAAGTTGTTCCATACATTTACTAGTGCAAACGTTTAGACAAATAGATTATGATGCCCCAGCTGCGGTACGGTCCGACGGTGCTCTACCTTCTGGCAGCCATAATCCCCTGCAGTTTGGAAGCCGTCGAAATCGATTGCTCGGAGCTACGTATGGGGCAGTACCTGTGCCCGGATCCAAGCGTGAGGCACATCGATCCCAAAACCCAACAGCTGCGCGGGTGCACCAAAGAGAACAAAGCGCGCGTCTGGTGCCTGGCGGTGGAGGGCATCACCTGCAGTGAGACGAAAAATTCGAGCTTCACCCGGGAGATGCCCTGCAAGTGGACGTAAGTTCGGGTGGCCAGTAGGCGATGGTCTTAATTGTTGACAAACTGAGGACGAGTTATTGCCGTTCAAAGGCATTGAAGTTTACGTTTCGTTTGAGTAATTCATCAAAATTACAATTGAAGTAAAAGATTTTGATAACAGTGTTGGGGATGGTGCAGAAAGTACGGCAGGCGaaaatcggcgattttcaaTCTCGTATTTTTGGGCAGTAGAAATAATGGGGAAtattatgccaataagaaggagaagaagaagaagctattTATTAAACTTGTTTAGTTACTTGTAGTTATTATAGTTATATTTATATTAGctaaatgactttttttttttttttttttaaatctttattatcgtgattttttatgtgtacaataagttcatcacgtaaACTCAATGAGTTAATCATAATATGTAGTCATGCctaatgagagcttgaagtagatTGCAATCGTTTTCGGGCCCATTTTTGGCGTCCATTCAGCCAACTCCAACCTACTGTAAGTCGCTTGAAACAGATTGGAAGCTGTAGCCTAAGCAAGTTCGAGCACCTCGAGATTCTGACATTTTGACTGTtgtcaaatgaataaaaattatcaaaacaaaAGTTGCAACTACGCAAAGGAAGTAAAGTTAGTTTGCATGATTTCAAGAAACAAAACACAAATCAGTTTTTCTTGTACTTGGTGAGCGTCCATTGAGAACCTAGCTCGAAGTAAGTCGACAGCTCTTGAgtgttaaaaaatttcaaactgcTTCAAGTAAGTTCGAGCTGAGTCATTAGACAGCACTAATATAATATTATCATAGCGTTCTTACTTCTAAGCACTAACAAAAGCGCATCTTCGAACTTTTGTAGGGCAGAACGGTCCAGAATGCACCCTTAAacttttcgatgttttcgcccatataaacaaaaatacccaacctACATTTCActatgatctcctattcaaaacaataagggtTTCATGACATTCTAacacatttaaaaatgttttaggCCTGgagcaaaacgcccgaatggtggtctaaaatgactcaattgcatgtaaaatgattttgaacgcatggttgtttgttctTTCTCAGTGGATtgatcttacggatgtggtggaagaagcattagcattagcattgttacggtgtaattcgtagattggacactagtgatactcatgttttacttttgagatccttatctagaagatcttacggatgtggtggaagaatagcaaatagTCAAATTTTAGtaaatatgaagggattttgctgatttttttcaattatgaattgtaatagtaatattcgttcataaatgtactacaacagattatatgagtgattttatgagtgaggccattttgctccaggggtgcattttggaccgttctcccctactagttagtactatactgccgtcatacgcatatttgtcccatgtttgctgggatttcctatgtacatgggacaattatgcgtagaacggcagtatagctTGGTAATAGACGAACATTGATATACCACGCTGCTCCATTCATTTCCAGCAATTCAATTCACAAAGTGATAGCCTCAACCACAAGTCGAACTAGGACTTGATTCACAATTAATGAGTATTTACTGATTTTCATTATCGTTGCCCCGTGTAATCAAAACCTTATAGTGAATGTCCTTTTTCTGTCCTTCCAGCAACGGGTACCACTTCGACACCTCTCTTCTCCTGTCCGTCTTTCTTGGCATGTTCGGAGCGGATCGATTCTATTTGGGTTACCCGGCGATCGGTTTGCTCAAGTTTTGCACCCTGGGATTCATGTTTCTCGGCCAGCTGGTGGACGTCATCCTGATAGCAACCCAAGTGGTCGGCCCAGCGGATGGATCGGCCTACGTGATTCCCTACTACGGTCCCGGAATCACAGTGGTGAGGAGTGACAATTGGACCTACCGGTTACCGCAGGACAATTGGTGATTGTTAGCCAACGTTTTCAACATCCGTAGAATAATAAAGCACTGACTGATGATGGCTTGGAATGCATTAGCCTTAATCCGTTGCACATTTTGACTAGCGATAAATCACGGCCCAATTTTCCAAGGGCGGGGATccatttatcatttttgtttcacTGAATAGAAGGTGGGTACCTGCCCCCTCCCTTCTCCTTCAAAACACACACCAGACAGTAACGATGGTTCCCTTTTGTTATTCACAAAGATGATGAGTTCAGGTCCTCGTTTTTTCATGCCAAAAAATAAACAATCTATCAATCAGTCACGCGGCAGCAATCCGCCAACCATTTCTCTGATCTGCGAGAGCGCGAATGTAATGAAACATGCGAATCATTGGCCTTCGGTGAAAGGTAAAACGGAATCGAATTTCCACCAAATTGATACAGATGTTATGAATGTGTTTTTCTGTTCCAACGATCGCTTCCCATTCATTGGTTGAAATATCGTGTATATATGTGATGTGAGATAAACAAACGTCTATTCCAGGGTCGAATTTTATTAGGCAGTCATTTTACATAAAACTgctttttattgttttgaaggCAGTAGCAGAAACTTTTATTGGAAGCTCATTTCAATATAAATTTTATAATACTGCTAAATGGCTTTTGTTAGTGCTTTTAGGTTTATTTGAGTATATATTTATCTAGtcacatttttgaaaataaaagtagAGTGATAGACTTATTCTGCATTCAAAGAGAAGATGGATGTTCTGGATGTAATTTCAATCTCTCAGGCGTGCGATATTTCCGCAAACTTTAATAACATTCATGTAATTGATTTTTGATTGGTGGGGCAAGGAGAGCGCCAGTCAATACGAGGCCGACTATAGAGAGGGTAATGGCAGAAAAGTCGTTGCATACCACAATAATTGGATTGAGATTCGAGTTTTGAATCTCGGAATCGACGATCTCCTGTCCGAACCGTACAATATCCCTACTGaaaacggcaactgggtggcgggtCTAGGATGACGGCATTTTCCACGACGGACGATATCCGTCccatactgccgtcatacgcatagttgtcccatgtttgaTGGGATTTCCTAtttacatgggacaattatgcgtagaacggcagtatagagGTGGTACACTTCTCCGCTGAgagtgtcgcgatagccaagatcgaTGGTGTGCTCCACTGCTATGTCCCACCAATAAGGTGGCCAGTAGAACAAGTCAACCAGATGGTCGAAAGGATATCTTCCGATCAACGCAGATCCGTGGGGCGTCCCCTATAGGATTGTTATGGTCAAGACTAAAAGGGGCTTTTTATTTACCTTCAGATTAGCAACATAAAAGacgaattattttaataaaaaaaacgtgATGATACTTGCCTACGTATTTAAAAGAAAtcattccatatgaagtgatagaaaaaaaaatgcaaacgtgcaatcgactttcttagaattgaatgaaagtttgaccaattgtttatgtatgagttataccccaaaatccaaaatttcgtaGTGATTGTTGATTAATACGACCCCACGATTAATACGACCATCCCCACAAATGTATGAATCTTATCATATTGTTTTGTTGATATCTCTGGAACTGTAAGGTCTATAATGAATCTAAGGTAGGGGACCATTATGAACACCCGGGGcagattggacacccccaatatttttgttaattcaatcatttttctactttcaatgcagcgaactctataatcctttcataaacaactaatttatagcgtagaagccattgttttattttcttagtgcataaatttgacaaaaaagttagaatgtCTTCCAAATGGTTAAAAATTATAAGTTTCACCTCCCATAAAATAAGCTTTACTTTACCACAGAAGATGATTTCTCAATAATTGGTCATCCCATAGCAGAATTCTATTATTTACAGTGCTCTGGCATGCATTTGTGACAAGTTTCcttgatttttacaaaatttccaacagtttttaaatttgttcacctGTTGGGGCAAACTGAACACTCTATATGGGGGTAGAACTGAcaccttaaaaattaaaaacataaccTCAAACTCATCGAACTTGGCTTTCATATCGTGTTATTATGGTGCGGAATTATAAATCGCTATAAAAGTTCCAGTACATGACATATATACCATAGaagcatatatatatatatatatagatttggcaatctcgttggcaagTTGATCGGTACAACCCATTGGAAGGATTGGCGATGCCAGTAGAGTGAATAAGAGTATGCATAGATTATGCAATGCTTAGAGTAGAGTAGATTGATAAGGGGTCTTGCAATAAGTGTTAGAATCCATATAAAAACAATcatatgcttcatacaaaaagttcgacATACATGTATGAGGCCGGCTGAAAGTGgcatatttttgcgttacgtaatcaatcttCTTCTATTCGTCATGGAATTAATATAGAAAACGACCATATATGACCTCGCTTAAGAAGAGGGAAATAGATTTTCGGATGTTGATGatctaaacacaattttaggtgTCTCATACAAAATCATGACAGGAAGATGAACAATTGGGTAATATTTATGTTGGATGATCCATAAAATAGGTTACAATGGCATATAATCACAAGTAAgataattttcttcatattttataagggtgtccattagggtggctcaaattagtatgggaaaaacttttttcaatttttttgatgggccgccctcttattcggttctatttgatgccctgatgctctggacaaaatttcagccaaatcggtcaacgtttgggcagtgctaaactcgttggaagtttatatgcaaaaatgtatgcagaaacatcccaaaacagtgaattgcagttggacggcacaacttacgatgaagaactatgatactcactcagatcttgaagaatttaatacagaatgctatgcagaaaaccgcgagaagattagagtttgcccggctaagttattagcatttctctgaagtggggtttgaccaaatttcgtttcttttacctttgaaaagaaataaattcacccctacaacactccagtaaaatgctaatatctttgcctaaaaaactctaatcttctcgcggttttcagcataacattctgtatttaattctacaagatctgaatgtgtatcatggttcttgatcgtaaatagtGCCTtttaactgcaaatcactgtttttggatgtttctgcacacattttctatataaacttccaatgagttaagcaccgcccaaacgttgaccgatttggctgaaattttgtccagagcatcagggcatcaacagaaccgaataagagggcggcccatcaaaaatttgaaaagtgtttttgaaccaccctagtgtcCATACTGCCCCATGGGGATGTCCAATCTACCCCGCTACCTTCCCGAGAGTAGAGTAAAATTAACTATTACAAAATCGtcctatttgattgaaattgtctttttttgcctttctcgtacaactaagttgtaccgaaaggctatcatttcactccaaattcgaacttttgatagaagtcccggagacccatagtgttatataccattcgactcagctcgatgagctgaaaaaatgtctgtctgtccgtgtgtgcgtgtgtgtgtatgtgtgtgcgtgtgtgtgtgtgcacaaaatgccataaaaaacattagccaaatttttacatagaaactcttaaccgattttcttgcaacaagttgcatccgacagagactaaaacgctgttgatcactattgaatttcataataattgcaaattgcaaaaaatagataatattaaaatagtgatgagacatagtcacatagaacaaaaatgtgttatgaaaaatgctttgcatctatgaatattttatccgtgacttcccattaagagtttcatcgcactataaagatgctcgtgttgcacgcatttaggcgtaagtatgctcttcgttcagtttcatagtactatgaaattgtccgaaagtcaaaattcgatcataggaaattcgagaaacttttggccgcgccatctgtcgtctactagtgaaattttctatcataacattagacggtgtaactgttttgcctttcttgtacatcatcgaggtgtaagcgtaaaggctacatttatta comes from Armigeres subalbatus isolate Guangzhou_Male chromosome 2, GZ_Asu_2, whole genome shotgun sequence and encodes:
- the LOC134214064 gene encoding TM2 domain-containing protein CG10795, translated to MMPQLRYGPTVLYLLAAIIPCSLEAVEIDCSELRMGQYLCPDPSVRHIDPKTQQLRGCTKENKARVWCLAVEGITCSETKNSSFTREMPCKWTNGYHFDTSLLLSVFLGMFGADRFYLGYPAIGLLKFCTLGFMFLGQLVDVILIATQVVGPADGSAYVIPYYGPGITVVRSDNWTYRLPQDNW